From the genome of Ralstonia pickettii, one region includes:
- the purE gene encoding 5-(carboxyamino)imidazole ribonucleotide mutase: MTAQQSAPLVGVVMGSSSDWEVMRHAVDILTQFGIPFEAQVVSAHRMPDDMFRYAEAARGRGLRAIIAGAGGAAHLPGMIAAKTIVPVFGVPVPSKYLRGEDSLLSIVQMPKGIPVSTFAIGEAGAANAALAAIATLATTDSALADKLEAFRAQQTEVARGMTLPVHGA; encoded by the coding sequence ATGACCGCACAGCAATCCGCTCCGCTCGTTGGCGTGGTGATGGGCTCCAGCTCCGACTGGGAAGTCATGCGCCATGCCGTCGACATCCTCACGCAGTTCGGCATTCCGTTCGAAGCGCAGGTTGTTTCGGCGCACCGCATGCCGGACGACATGTTTCGCTACGCCGAAGCCGCACGCGGCCGGGGTCTGCGCGCCATCATCGCTGGCGCCGGCGGGGCAGCGCACCTGCCGGGCATGATCGCCGCCAAGACGATCGTGCCGGTGTTCGGCGTGCCGGTGCCGTCAAAGTATCTGCGTGGGGAAGACTCGCTGCTTTCCATCGTGCAGATGCCCAAGGGCATTCCGGTGTCGACGTTCGCGATTGGTGAAGCCGGTGCCGCCAACGCAGCGCTGGCGGCCATCGCCACCCTCGCCACCACCGATTCGGCGCTTGCCGACAAGCTCGAAGCCTTCCGCGCCCAGCAGACCGAAGTCGCACGCGGCATGACGCTCCCTGTGCACGGCGCCTAA
- a CDS encoding AzlD domain-containing protein, whose protein sequence is MSALEIWLVIAGMTVVTIVTRSLFLIVGDRMTLPTRVQHALRFAPAAALVAIVLPDLLWNQGHFDASWTNPRLMAGIAATAFYVATRRMLGMIFVGMGVFTVLRLWG, encoded by the coding sequence ATGAGCGCGCTCGAAATCTGGCTGGTCATTGCCGGCATGACGGTGGTGACGATCGTCACGCGCTCGTTGTTCCTGATCGTGGGCGATCGCATGACGCTGCCCACCCGCGTACAGCACGCGTTGCGCTTCGCGCCGGCTGCCGCACTCGTCGCCATCGTCTTGCCCGATCTGCTCTGGAACCAGGGCCACTTCGATGCAAGCTGGACCAACCCGCGCCTGATGGCCGGCATTGCTGCCACCGCGTTTTACGTTGCCACGCGGCGCATGCTCGGCATGATCTTCGTCGGCATGGGCGTTTTTACCGTGCTGCGTCTCTGGGGATGA
- the pyk gene encoding pyruvate kinase — MTRATKIVATLGPASSTQEVLTRMIAAGVDVVRLNFSHGAAQDHIDRAQLVREVARSVGREVAIMADLQGPKIRVGKFENGKITLEPGDRFTLDARCELGNQERVGLDYKELPRDVGPGDLLLLNDGLIVLQVERVVGEEIETIVKIGGDLSNNKGINRQGGGLSAPALTAKDMEDIKTAMALGADYVAVSFPKNATDMEMARQLAAVAGAPHNHKTRMIAKIERAEAIRPGVLEEILAASDGIMVARGDLAVEVGNAAVPALQKRMIKLARETNKLAITATQMMESMIVNPVPTRAEVSDVANAVLDGTDAVMLSAETAAGRYPVETIEAMAAICVEAEKSQTVHLDADFLDQTFSRIDQSIAMGALFTAHHLQVKAIAALTDSGATALWMSRHGINIPIYAMTPNVASQRKMALYRNVQSLPLANSTDRDEALHQAEELLVARGVVQRGDFIVLTVGEPMGQAGGTNTLKIVRVGMH; from the coding sequence ATGACCCGCGCTACCAAGATCGTCGCAACGCTCGGCCCCGCGTCCAGCACGCAGGAAGTCCTGACCCGCATGATTGCCGCGGGGGTCGACGTGGTGCGGCTGAACTTCTCGCACGGCGCGGCGCAAGACCACATCGATCGCGCGCAGCTCGTGCGCGAAGTGGCGCGTTCGGTCGGCCGCGAGGTGGCCATCATGGCCGACCTGCAGGGCCCGAAGATCCGGGTCGGCAAGTTCGAGAACGGCAAGATTACGCTCGAGCCGGGTGATCGCTTCACACTGGATGCCCGCTGCGAGCTGGGCAACCAGGAGCGCGTCGGTCTCGACTACAAGGAACTGCCGCGCGACGTCGGCCCCGGTGATTTGCTGCTGCTCAACGACGGCCTGATCGTGCTTCAGGTCGAGCGCGTGGTGGGTGAAGAGATCGAGACCATCGTCAAGATCGGCGGCGATCTCTCCAACAACAAGGGCATCAACCGCCAGGGCGGCGGGTTGTCGGCGCCGGCGCTGACGGCCAAGGACATGGAAGACATCAAGACCGCGATGGCCCTCGGCGCCGATTACGTCGCGGTCAGCTTCCCCAAGAACGCGACCGACATGGAGATGGCCCGCCAACTGGCTGCCGTGGCCGGTGCGCCGCATAACCACAAGACCCGCATGATCGCCAAGATCGAGCGTGCCGAGGCCATCCGTCCGGGCGTGCTCGAAGAGATCCTCGCTGCGTCCGACGGCATCATGGTCGCGCGCGGCGATCTGGCCGTGGAAGTGGGCAACGCAGCCGTGCCGGCGCTGCAGAAGCGCATGATCAAGCTGGCCCGCGAAACCAACAAGCTGGCCATCACCGCCACGCAGATGATGGAATCGATGATCGTCAACCCGGTGCCGACGCGCGCCGAGGTGTCGGACGTTGCCAACGCCGTGCTCGACGGCACCGATGCGGTGATGCTGTCGGCGGAAACCGCCGCCGGCCGCTACCCGGTCGAGACCATCGAAGCCATGGCTGCCATCTGCGTGGAAGCCGAGAAGTCGCAAACCGTGCATCTGGATGCGGACTTCCTCGACCAGACCTTCAGCCGTATCGACCAGTCGATTGCCATGGGCGCGCTGTTCACGGCGCACCACCTGCAGGTCAAGGCGATTGCCGCGCTCACCGATTCTGGCGCGACGGCGCTGTGGATGAGCCGCCACGGCATCAACATTCCCATTTATGCGATGACACCCAACGTGGCATCGCAGCGCAAGATGGCCCTGTACCGCAACGTGCAGTCGCTGCCGCTGGCCAACAGCACGGACCGCGACGAAGCGCTGCACCAGGCCGAAGAACTGCTGGTCGCGCGCGGCGTCGTGCAGCGTGGCGACTTCATCGTCCTCACCGTCGGCGAGCCGATGGGCCAGGCCGGCGGCACCAATACGCTCAAGATTGTTCGCGTCGGCATGCACTGA
- the rarD gene encoding EamA family transporter RarD: MSGSNRNGVIFAFLAYTMWGLFPLYFKLLKAVSPIEILSHRVIWSLAVMVVILLVKRHWAWLWALRTQPRVVGRYAASTSLLAANWLTYIWAVNHDHVLEASLGYFINPLVVVMLAALVLGERLRPVQWVSVALAAAGVAWLTWQAGTLPWIALALAFSFGFYGLLRKTSPLGALEGLTLETLLLFPLALAYLGWLASQHQNAFLAASPGMQMLLALAGPLTALPLLLFGAGARRIPLSLLGLLQYVSPTLQLLLGVWLYNEPFAGPKVAGYVLIWAGLAVYSAESWVQLRRRTPLPV; the protein is encoded by the coding sequence ATGTCGGGTTCCAACCGCAACGGCGTGATCTTCGCGTTTCTGGCCTACACCATGTGGGGCCTCTTTCCGCTGTACTTCAAGCTGCTCAAGGCGGTGTCGCCGATCGAGATTCTCTCGCACCGGGTGATCTGGTCATTGGCGGTCATGGTGGTGATTCTGCTCGTAAAGCGGCACTGGGCGTGGCTATGGGCGCTGCGCACGCAGCCGCGTGTCGTGGGGCGCTACGCGGCCAGCACCAGCCTGTTGGCCGCCAACTGGCTGACCTATATCTGGGCCGTCAACCACGATCATGTGCTCGAAGCCAGCCTCGGATATTTCATCAACCCGCTCGTGGTGGTGATGCTGGCTGCGCTGGTGCTCGGCGAGCGGCTGCGGCCGGTGCAGTGGGTTTCAGTGGCGCTGGCCGCCGCGGGCGTGGCATGGCTGACGTGGCAGGCTGGCACGCTGCCGTGGATCGCCTTGGCGCTGGCGTTTTCGTTTGGGTTCTACGGTTTGTTGCGCAAGACTTCGCCGCTGGGCGCGCTGGAAGGGCTGACGCTGGAGACCTTGCTGCTGTTTCCGCTGGCGCTGGCCTACCTCGGCTGGCTGGCTTCGCAGCATCAGAACGCCTTCCTGGCCGCATCGCCGGGCATGCAGATGCTGCTGGCGCTGGCTGGCCCATTGACGGCGCTGCCGCTGTTGCTGTTCGGCGCTGGCGCGAGACGCATTCCGCTGTCGCTGCTGGGTTTGCTGCAATACGTGAGCCCGACGCTGCAGTTGCTGCTGGGGGTGTGGCTCTACAACGAGCCGTTTGCGGGGCCGAAGGTGGCGGGCTATGTGCTGATCTGGGCAGGTCTGGCCGTGTATTCGGCTGAAAGCTGGGTGCAGCTGCGCCGTCGCACGCCGCTGCCGGTATAG
- a CDS encoding zinc-finger domain-containing protein — protein MTTQTATSIEIGADDLPLHCPTAKTPAWNYHPRVFLDIADTGEAKCPYCGTVYKLAPGVELKGHH, from the coding sequence ATGACCACGCAAACCGCAACCTCGATCGAAATCGGCGCAGACGACCTGCCGCTGCATTGCCCGACCGCCAAAACGCCGGCCTGGAACTATCACCCGCGCGTGTTCCTCGACATCGCCGACACCGGCGAAGCCAAGTGCCCGTACTGCGGCACCGTCTACAAGCTGGCTCCCGGCGTTGAACTGAAGGGCCACCATTGA
- a CDS encoding phosphoribosylaminoimidazolesuccinocarboxamide synthase: protein MSATPASSALYESSITSLPLLGRGKVRENYAVGDDKLLMVTTDRLSAFDVILGQPIPDKGRVLAQMSDFWFNKLRHIVPTHETGIAPETVVAPNEVDQVRGRAIVVKRLKPILVEAVVRGYLAGSGWKDYQATGAVCGVHLAPGLQNAQKLPEPIFTPAAKAEMGEHDENISFDEVERRIGPDLAAQIRDVSIRLYKEASDFAATRGIIIADTKFEFGLDENGTLTLMDEALTADSSRFWPADSYQVGTNPPSFDKQFVRDWLEAVRIDGKPWPKTAPAPQLPADVIEKTAEKYREALTRLTGESLR, encoded by the coding sequence GTGTCCGCCACCCCCGCATCCTCCGCCCTTTACGAATCGTCGATCACCAGCCTGCCGTTGCTCGGCCGCGGCAAGGTGCGCGAAAACTACGCTGTCGGCGACGACAAGCTGCTGATGGTCACCACCGATCGCCTGTCGGCGTTTGACGTGATTCTCGGCCAGCCGATTCCGGACAAGGGCCGCGTGCTCGCGCAGATGTCGGATTTCTGGTTCAACAAGCTGCGCCACATCGTGCCGACGCACGAAACCGGCATCGCCCCGGAAACCGTGGTGGCTCCGAATGAAGTCGACCAAGTGCGGGGCCGCGCCATCGTGGTGAAGCGCCTGAAACCGATCCTGGTCGAAGCGGTGGTGCGCGGCTACCTGGCCGGCAGCGGCTGGAAGGATTACCAGGCTACGGGCGCCGTCTGCGGCGTGCATCTGGCCCCCGGCCTGCAGAACGCGCAGAAGCTGCCCGAGCCGATCTTCACCCCCGCCGCCAAGGCCGAGATGGGCGAGCACGACGAGAACATCTCGTTCGATGAAGTCGAGCGCCGCATCGGCCCGGACCTTGCCGCGCAGATCCGCGACGTGAGCATCCGCCTGTACAAGGAAGCGTCCGACTTTGCCGCCACGCGCGGCATCATCATCGCTGACACCAAGTTCGAATTCGGTCTGGATGAGAACGGCACGCTCACGCTGATGGATGAAGCGCTCACCGCAGATTCGTCGCGCTTCTGGCCCGCCGATTCGTACCAGGTTGGCACCAACCCGCCGTCGTTCGACAAGCAGTTCGTGCGCGACTGGCTCGAAGCCGTGCGTATCGACGGCAAGCCGTGGCCGAAGACCGCGCCGGCGCCGCAACTGCCCGCCGACGTGATCGAAAAGACAGCCGAAAAGTATCGCGAAGCACTGACCCGCCTCACCGGCGAGTCCCTGCGATAA
- a CDS encoding AzlC family ABC transporter permease, with amino-acid sequence MALVRWAAALQRRWEAIDPAERAGFFAGVRAYMPSMPPVLAWGLVTGVAMSKSVLTIPQAIGMTIFVYAGSSQLAVLPLLAAGLPIWTVLLTAFIVNVRFIIFSAGLMQHFGHLPFMRRVVLGVFNGDLPFVLFTQQYPSAAPQAGKEGYYWGMVLLSFVGWQVSSILGIVAASLFPDAWGLALAGTLALIPVMVSTIRSRATLMAVAVAAVLALVAFKLPYRLSLVLAVTGAMAAGLAADEAAARLQWQRRRASQPATDEDDA; translated from the coding sequence ATGGCGCTAGTCCGCTGGGCGGCGGCATTGCAGCGTCGCTGGGAGGCGATCGATCCGGCCGAACGTGCGGGTTTCTTTGCCGGCGTGCGTGCCTACATGCCGTCGATGCCGCCGGTGCTGGCCTGGGGCTTGGTGACCGGCGTGGCGATGAGCAAATCGGTGCTGACCATCCCGCAGGCAATCGGCATGACGATCTTTGTGTATGCGGGATCGTCGCAGCTGGCGGTGCTGCCGCTGCTGGCAGCGGGCTTGCCGATCTGGACGGTGCTGTTGACGGCGTTCATCGTGAATGTGCGCTTCATCATCTTCAGCGCCGGGCTGATGCAGCATTTCGGGCACCTGCCGTTCATGCGCCGCGTGGTCCTGGGCGTGTTCAACGGTGATCTGCCGTTCGTGTTGTTTACCCAGCAGTACCCTTCGGCGGCCCCGCAGGCGGGCAAGGAAGGCTACTACTGGGGCATGGTCCTGCTGAGCTTCGTTGGCTGGCAGGTGTCGTCCATCCTAGGCATCGTTGCGGCGAGCCTGTTTCCCGATGCGTGGGGCTTGGCGCTGGCCGGGACGCTTGCGCTGATTCCCGTCATGGTGTCGACCATTCGTAGCCGGGCCACGCTCATGGCGGTGGCTGTGGCGGCGGTGCTGGCGCTGGTTGCCTTCAAGCTGCCGTATCGATTGAGCCTCGTGCTTGCCGTCACTGGCGCGATGGCCGCCGGTCTGGCCGCAGACGAAGCTGCGGCGCGTTTGCAGTGGCAGCGCCGCCGCGCCTCCCAGCCTGCAACTGACGAGGACGATGCATGA
- the fba gene encoding class II fructose-bisphosphate aldolase (catalyzes the reversible aldol condensation of dihydroxyacetonephosphate and glyceraldehyde 3-phosphate in the Calvin cycle, glycolysis, and/or gluconeogenesis), translating to MPLVSMRQLLDHAAENGYGLPAFNVNNLEQVQAVMEAAKEAGAPVILQASAGARKYAGESFIKHLIQAAVEAYPEIPLVMHQDHGQSPAICQGAIDLGFGSVMMDGSLREDGKTPADFDYNVDVTRRVVEMAHKVGVTVEGELGCLGSLETGMAGEEDGIGAEGKLDHSALLTDPEEAAQFVKATQLDALAIAIGTSHGAYKFSRKPTGDILAISRVKEIHARIPNTHLVMHGSSSVPQELLAIINQYGGKIKETYGVPVEEIQEAIKYGVRKINIDTDIRLAMTGAVRKFLAENPDKFDAREWLKPAREAAKQVCKARYIEFGCEGQAGKIKPISLSVMAQKYQSGDLAQVVQ from the coding sequence ATGCCACTCGTCTCGATGCGCCAACTGCTGGACCACGCCGCTGAAAACGGCTACGGCCTGCCGGCATTCAACGTGAACAACCTGGAACAAGTCCAGGCCGTGATGGAAGCCGCCAAGGAAGCCGGCGCACCCGTCATCCTGCAAGCCAGCGCGGGCGCCCGCAAATACGCCGGCGAATCGTTCATCAAGCACCTGATCCAGGCCGCTGTCGAGGCTTATCCGGAGATCCCGCTGGTCATGCACCAGGATCACGGCCAAAGCCCGGCCATCTGCCAAGGCGCCATCGACCTGGGCTTCGGCTCGGTGATGATGGACGGCTCGCTGCGCGAAGACGGCAAGACGCCGGCTGATTTCGACTACAACGTCGACGTGACGCGCCGCGTGGTCGAGATGGCCCACAAGGTTGGTGTGACGGTTGAAGGCGAACTGGGCTGTCTGGGTTCGCTGGAAACCGGCATGGCCGGCGAGGAAGACGGCATTGGCGCCGAGGGCAAGCTCGACCACTCGGCCCTGCTGACCGATCCGGAAGAAGCGGCGCAGTTCGTCAAGGCCACCCAGCTTGACGCGCTGGCCATCGCCATCGGTACCAGCCACGGCGCCTACAAGTTTTCGCGCAAGCCCACGGGCGACATCCTGGCGATCAGCCGCGTGAAGGAAATCCACGCCCGCATCCCGAATACCCACCTGGTGATGCACGGCTCGTCGAGCGTGCCGCAAGAACTGCTGGCCATCATCAACCAGTACGGCGGCAAGATCAAAGAAACCTACGGCGTGCCCGTCGAAGAAATCCAGGAAGCCATCAAGTACGGCGTGCGCAAGATCAACATCGACACCGACATCCGCCTGGCAATGACGGGCGCGGTGCGCAAGTTCCTGGCCGAAAATCCGGACAAGTTCGACGCCCGCGAATGGCTCAAGCCCGCCCGCGAAGCCGCCAAGCAAGTTTGCAAGGCACGTTACATCGAGTTCGGCTGCGAAGGTCAGGCCGGCAAGATCAAGCCCATTAGCCTGTCTGTGATGGCGCAGAAGTACCAAAGCGGCGATCTGGCGCAAGTGGTGCAATAA
- a CDS encoding L-threonylcarbamoyladenylate synthase — protein MPHRTKTPYTMPSAERLDEAARRLEAGELVAFPTETVYGLGADAENPQAIAKIYAAKGRPANHPVIVHVVDGADISYWTDEVPGIALQLIEAFWPGPLTLILKRAPHIPAAVAGGQDSIGLRCPSHPVAQALLSRFKRGRGGIAAPSANKFGQVSPTTAQHVRDEFGDAVFVLEGDGVDVGIESTIIDLSRLEQGIGPVLLRPGAITPEDIERVTGELPALPDAAAPRASGTLKAHYAPRTPLYLLSAADVPARLAALPADKRVVWLGAPVALRDGCDQRVAPATPAAYANALYALLRELDRGGYDAIWVETLADTPAWAAVNDRLRRAAAAFETDL, from the coding sequence ATGCCGCATCGGACCAAAACGCCCTACACGATGCCTTCTGCCGAGCGCCTCGATGAGGCCGCGCGCAGGCTGGAGGCCGGCGAGCTGGTCGCGTTTCCGACCGAGACCGTGTATGGGCTGGGCGCCGATGCCGAAAACCCGCAGGCCATCGCCAAGATCTACGCGGCCAAGGGCCGGCCCGCCAATCACCCCGTGATCGTGCACGTGGTGGATGGCGCCGACATTTCGTATTGGACCGACGAGGTGCCCGGCATCGCGCTGCAGCTCATCGAAGCCTTCTGGCCGGGACCGCTGACGCTGATCCTGAAACGTGCGCCGCACATTCCGGCCGCCGTGGCAGGTGGGCAGGACAGCATCGGGCTGCGTTGTCCGTCGCACCCGGTAGCACAGGCGCTGCTCTCGCGCTTCAAGCGCGGACGCGGCGGCATTGCGGCGCCGTCGGCCAACAAGTTCGGCCAGGTCAGCCCGACCACCGCGCAGCACGTGCGGGACGAGTTTGGCGATGCGGTCTTCGTGCTCGAAGGTGACGGCGTGGACGTGGGCATCGAATCGACCATCATCGATCTCTCGCGGCTGGAGCAGGGCATTGGCCCCGTGCTGCTGCGTCCGGGCGCCATCACGCCTGAAGACATCGAGCGCGTGACCGGCGAACTGCCGGCGCTTCCCGATGCTGCTGCGCCGCGCGCTTCGGGCACGCTGAAGGCGCATTACGCGCCGCGCACGCCGTTGTATCTGCTATCGGCCGCCGACGTGCCCGCACGCCTGGCCGCACTGCCTGCAGACAAACGCGTCGTGTGGCTCGGTGCCCCCGTGGCGCTGCGTGACGGCTGCGACCAGCGCGTCGCACCCGCCACACCCGCCGCCTATGCCAACGCGCTCTACGCGCTGTTGCGCGAACTCGACCGCGGCGGTTATGACGCCATCTGGGTGGAAACCCTAGCCGATACGCCCGCCTGGGCTGCGGTCAACGACCGCCTGCGTCGCGCGGCCGCCGCGTTCGAGACGGACCTCTAA
- a CDS encoding phosphoglycerate kinase: MPHVLRLSDLISEGKLAGKRVFIRADLNVPQDDAGNITEDTRIRASVPAVKAALDAGAAVMVTSHLGRPTEGEFKPEDSLAPVAKRLSELLGRDVKLVQNWVDGVDVAPGQVVLLENCRVNKGEKKNSDELAQKMAKLCDVYVNDAFGTAHRAEATTHGIAKFAPVACAGPLLAAELDALGKALGQPARPLVAIVAGSKVSTKLTILKSLADKVDNLIVGGGIANTFMLAAGLKIGISLAEADLVGDAKSIIEMLAARGASVPIPVDVVCAKEFSATAVATVKDVADVADDDMILDIGPKTAAQLAEQLKSAGTIVWNGPVGVFEFDQFGNGTKVLAEAIAASSGFSIAGGGDTLAAIAKYNIADKVGYISTGGGAFLEFLEGKTLPAVEILEQRAQNQAAVA, from the coding sequence ATGCCTCACGTCCTGCGTCTGTCCGATCTCATCTCCGAAGGAAAGCTTGCCGGTAAGCGCGTGTTCATCCGCGCCGACCTCAACGTGCCGCAAGACGATGCCGGCAACATCACCGAAGACACGCGCATCCGCGCTTCCGTGCCGGCCGTCAAAGCCGCGCTGGACGCTGGTGCCGCGGTCATGGTGACCTCCCACCTGGGCCGCCCGACCGAGGGCGAATTCAAACCGGAAGATTCGCTGGCGCCGGTTGCCAAGCGTCTGTCCGAACTGCTCGGCCGTGACGTGAAACTCGTCCAGAACTGGGTGGATGGCGTGGATGTCGCGCCCGGCCAGGTCGTGCTGCTGGAAAACTGCCGCGTGAACAAGGGTGAGAAGAAGAACAGCGACGAACTGGCCCAGAAAATGGCCAAGCTGTGCGACGTCTATGTCAACGACGCCTTCGGCACCGCCCACCGCGCGGAAGCCACCACGCACGGCATCGCCAAATTTGCCCCAGTCGCTTGCGCCGGCCCGCTGCTGGCCGCCGAGCTGGATGCGCTGGGCAAGGCGCTGGGCCAGCCGGCACGTCCGCTGGTGGCCATTGTGGCCGGCTCGAAGGTGTCGACCAAGCTGACCATCCTGAAGTCGCTGGCTGACAAGGTGGACAACCTGATCGTCGGCGGCGGCATTGCCAACACGTTCATGCTCGCTGCCGGCCTGAAGATTGGCATATCGCTGGCGGAAGCCGACCTCGTGGGCGATGCCAAGTCCATCATCGAGATGTTGGCCGCACGCGGCGCGTCGGTGCCCATCCCCGTCGACGTGGTGTGCGCCAAGGAATTCAGCGCCACCGCGGTCGCTACCGTCAAGGACGTGGCCGATGTGGCCGACGACGACATGATCCTCGACATCGGCCCGAAGACGGCTGCGCAACTGGCCGAACAACTGAAGAGCGCCGGCACCATCGTCTGGAACGGTCCGGTCGGCGTGTTCGAATTCGACCAGTTCGGCAATGGCACCAAGGTGCTGGCCGAGGCGATTGCTGCCTCGTCGGGTTTCTCGATTGCCGGCGGCGGCGACACGCTGGCTGCCATCGCCAAGTACAACATCGCCGACAAGGTGGGCTATATCTCCACTGGCGGCGGTGCGTTCCTGGAATTCCTGGAAGGCAAGACGCTGCCGGCCGTCGAAATCCTGGAACAACGCGCGCAGAACCAGGCCGCTGTGGCCTGA
- a CDS encoding 5-(carboxyamino)imidazole ribonucleotide synthase encodes MADDLNPRLAQAHTAESRALNVPNAILPDAWLGMLGGGQLGRMFTHAAQAMGYKVCVLDPDPNSPAGTIAERHLCAGYTDEAALAEMAALCPAVTTEFENVPAQALDRLEQLGAFVAPRANCVSIAQNRIAEKKFFALCAARTGIHPAPSWVIEHEADIEQLPADLLPGILKIARMGYDGKGQARVSTVEELRAAWGAMQHVPCVLEKMLPLAYEVSVLAARGADGSTATWPLAENVHRDGILFSTIMPSRSVSDDIATRTRAAAAMIAEEMGYVGVLCIEFFVLQDGSLVANEMAPRPHNSGHITMDVCETSQFEQQVRAMARLPLGSTRQHSPGRMLNVLGDVWFEYGLERTPAWHEVMGHSGAKVHLYGKADARPGRKMGHVNCVGTSAEVVDEAFRHAAHVLGLQPE; translated from the coding sequence ATGGCCGACGACCTGAACCCGCGCCTGGCGCAAGCCCACACCGCGGAATCCCGCGCGCTGAACGTTCCCAACGCGATCCTGCCCGATGCCTGGCTTGGCATGCTCGGCGGCGGCCAGCTCGGCCGCATGTTCACGCACGCCGCGCAGGCCATGGGCTACAAGGTCTGCGTGCTCGATCCGGATCCGAACAGCCCCGCCGGCACCATCGCCGAGCGCCACCTGTGCGCGGGCTACACCGATGAAGCTGCGCTGGCCGAGATGGCCGCGCTGTGCCCGGCCGTCACCACCGAGTTCGAGAACGTGCCGGCGCAGGCGCTCGACCGCCTGGAGCAACTCGGCGCGTTCGTTGCGCCGCGTGCCAACTGCGTCTCCATCGCCCAGAACCGCATCGCCGAGAAGAAATTCTTCGCGCTGTGCGCCGCCCGCACCGGCATCCACCCGGCACCGAGCTGGGTGATCGAGCACGAAGCCGATATCGAACAACTGCCCGCCGACCTGCTGCCCGGCATCCTGAAGATTGCCCGCATGGGTTACGACGGCAAGGGCCAGGCGCGTGTTTCGACGGTTGAAGAGCTGCGGGCCGCCTGGGGCGCCATGCAGCACGTGCCGTGCGTGCTGGAAAAGATGCTGCCGTTGGCCTACGAAGTCTCTGTATTGGCCGCCCGTGGTGCCGATGGCAGCACGGCCACCTGGCCGCTGGCAGAAAACGTGCACCGTGACGGCATCCTGTTTTCGACAATCATGCCGTCGCGCAGCGTGTCGGACGACATTGCTACGCGCACGCGCGCCGCCGCCGCGATGATCGCCGAAGAGATGGGCTACGTCGGCGTGCTTTGCATCGAGTTCTTCGTGCTGCAGGACGGCTCGCTGGTTGCCAACGAAATGGCGCCGCGTCCGCACAATTCCGGCCACATCACCATGGATGTGTGCGAGACGAGCCAGTTCGAGCAACAGGTGCGCGCCATGGCCCGCTTGCCGCTGGGCAGCACGCGGCAGCATTCGCCGGGGCGCATGCTCAATGTGCTGGGCGACGTGTGGTTTGAATACGGCCTGGAACGTACGCCCGCGTGGCACGAAGTGATGGGCCACAGCGGTGCGAAGGTGCATCTGTATGGCAAGGCCGACGCCCGGCCGGGCCGCAAGATGGGCCACGTGAACTGCGTGGGCACTTCTGCTGAAGTGGTGGACGAAGCGTTCCGCCATGCCGCGCACGTGCTGGGCCTGCAGCCGGAATAA